In the genome of Vanacampus margaritifer isolate UIUO_Vmar chromosome 1, RoL_Vmar_1.0, whole genome shotgun sequence, one region contains:
- the LOC144060920 gene encoding polyhomeotic-like protein 2 yields MTAGNGNTNSSRHRGEGKPAQAVVQSHILTHLIEGFVIQEGAEPFPVERPSFSVDCLRRHTPDSRMNGLPPKDLKARQEPMLTCELCGKVDFAYLFRRSKRFCSTLCAKRYNVGCIKRVGLFPHRKSTPEDMKKQRALNEKRKNSSLEFKDKTSSCVRKSAGPVTHPAQGESSQCSDLSSYKQDQWGPGAQGTDVPRDPGQWNVDDVYVFICSLPGCLEIAEGFRSHEIDGQALLLLKEDHLMGAMNIKLGPALKIAAQIGMLKDL; encoded by the exons ATGACCGCAGGGAATGGCAATACAAACAGTAGTCGACACAGAGGAGAAGGCAAGCCAGCCCAGGCTGTAGTTCAATCCCACATCCTGACCCATTTAATAGAGGGCTTTGTTATCCAGGAGGGTGCTGAGCCTTTTCCT GTGGAACGTCCTTCCTTTTCAGTTGATTGCCTCAGGAGACACACGCCAGACTCAAGAATGAACGGGCTTCCGCCAAAGG ATTTGAAGGCTCGACAAGAGCCCATGCTTACCTGCGAGCTTTGTGGCAAGGTGGACTTTGCGTACCTCTTCAGAAGGTCCAAGAGGTTCTGTTCGACACTATGTGCTAAAAG ATACAATGTAGGATGCATAAAAAGAGTCGGTCTCTTCCCACACCGCAAATCCACCCCAGAGGACATGAAGAAACAAAGAGCACTCAATGAAAAACGCAAAAACTCCAGTTTGGAGTTTAAAGACAAG ACATCGTCCTGCGTGCGCAAATCCGCTGGTCCCGTGACTCACCCGGCACAGGGCGAATCCAGCCAATGCTCAGACTTGTCCAGCTACAAACAAGACCAATGGGGGCCCGGGGCACAAGGCACCGACGTCCCGAGGGACCCCGGCCAGTGGAACGTGGACGACGTTTATGTTTTCATCTGCTCTCTGCCAG GTTGTCTGGAGATCGCGGAGGGCTTTCGTTCGCACGAGATCGACGGCCAGGCTCTCCTCCTCCTTAAGGAGGACCATCTTATGGGGGCCATGAACATCAAACTTGGACCTGCACTCAAGATCGCTGCCCAAATTGGCATGCTCAAAGACTTGTAG